A single Vigna radiata var. radiata cultivar VC1973A chromosome 8, Vradiata_ver6, whole genome shotgun sequence DNA region contains:
- the LOC106772236 gene encoding probable linoleate 9S-lipoxygenase 5 has protein sequence MFQNIVKVFAGEDKLRHRVKGTVVLMKKNVLDFNDFSASFLDNLHEFVGKRVSLQLVSAVNVDPGNSNGLKGKLGKPAFLEDWITTIGPLTVGETAFKVTFDWDEEIGTPGAFIIRNNHHSEFYLKSLTLEDVPGQGVIRFICNSWVYPADKYEKDRIFFSNKTYLPSETPVPLLKYREEELENLRGNGKGQLQEWDRVYDYDVYNDLGNPDKGPQHARPTLGGSKEYPYPRRGRTGRPPTKSDPKCESRLNIASSLDVYVPRDERFGHLKMADFLAYALRSIVQVLKPELESLFDSTPNEFDSFEDVFKLYEGGIEVPEGILTEVRDHIPAEMLKEIFRSDGQRFLKFPVPQVIAVDKSAWQTDEEFAREMLAGINPVIIRGLQEFPPASKLDPKLYGNQTSTITKEHIGSNLEGLTVDEAIKERRLFILDLHDAVIPYIRRINSTSTKTYASRTILFLQKNGTLKPLAIELSLPHPEGDQYGAISKVYTPVEQGVEKSFWQLAKAYVVVVDSGYHQLISHWLHTHAVIEPFILATNRQLSVLHPIHKLLQPHFRDTMNINALGRQILINAGGALESTVCPSRYSMEFSSVLYKDWVFPEQALPEDLVKRGVAVKDPTSPYGLRLLIEDYPFASDGLEIWFAIRTWVQDYCSFYYKENDTVKKDNELQSWWKEIREVGHGDKKNEPWWPKMQTCEDLIQTCTILIWIASALHAAINFGQYPFGGFPPSRPAISRRFMPEKGTAEYDELVADPVKGYLKTISSQFQAVLGISLVEILSKHSSDEVYLGQRENPYWTSDAEPLQAFEKFGKKLASIEERILRMNSDEKFKNRFGPVKMPYTLLYPTSKSGLTGMGVPNSISI, from the exons ATGTTTCAGAACATCGTGAAGGTCTTCGCCGGCGAAGACAAGCTCCGGCACCGGGTGAAAGGAACGGTGGTGCTGATGAAGAAGAATGTGCTGGACTTCAACGATTTCAGTGCCTCCTTCCTCGATAATCTTCACGAGTTTGTAGGGAAAAGGGTTTCTCTTCAGCTCGTAAGTGCCGTCAACGTTGACCCTG GGAATAGCAATGGCTTGAAGGGGAAACTTGGGAAGCCTGCTTTTCTAGAAGACTGGATTACAACAATAGGACCTTTGACGGTGGGAGAAACAGCATTCAAGGTTACATTTGACTGGGACGAGGAGATAGGAACACCAGGAGCTTTTATTATAAGGAACAATCATCATAGTGAGTTCTACCTCAAAAGTCTCACACTTGAAGATGTTCCTGGTCAAGGTGTCATTCGCTTTATCTGCAACTCTTGGGTATACCCTGCTGATAAATATGAAAAGGATCGCATTTTCTTCTCCAACAAG ACATATCTTCCGAGTGAAACACCAGTCCCACTACTTAAGTACAGAGAGGAAGAGCTCGAGAATTTAAGAGGTAATGGGAAGGGACAGCTCCAAGAATGGGACAGGgtctatgattatgatgtttacAATGATTTGGGAAATCCAGATAAGGGTCCACAACATGCTCGTCCTACTCTAGGAGGGTCTAAGGAATACCCCTACCCTCGTAGGGGAAGAACTGGTAGACCACCAACAAAGTCAG ATCCTAAATGTGAGAGTAGGCTGAATATTGCCTCGAGCTTAGACGTCTATGTTCCTAGGGATGAAAGATTTGGTCACTTGAAAATGGCAGATTTTCTTGCCTATGCACTGAGGTCCATTGTTCAAGTTCTCAAACCGGAGTTGGAATCTCTATTTGACAGCACCCCTAACGAGTTTGACAGTTTTGAAGATGTATTTAAACTCTATGAAGGAGGGATTGAGGTGCCCGAGGGTATACTTACTGAAGTTAGGGATCACATTCCGGCAGAGATGCTTAAGGAAATTTTCCGATCTGATGGGCAAAGGTTCCTCAAATTTCCCGTGCCACAAGTCATTGCAG TGGATAAATCTGCATGGCAAACAGATGAAGAATTTGCCAGGGAAATGCTGGCTGGTATAAATCCTGTCATAATTCGTGGTCTCCAA GAGTTCCCACCTGCAAGCAAGTTAGACCCTAAACTCTATGGTAATCAAACTAGTACAATAACCAAAGAACACATCGGAAGTAACCTGGAAGGGCTCACTGTAGACGAG GCAATTAAAGAAAGGAGATTGTTCATTCTAGATCTCCATGACGCAGTGATACCATACATTAGAAGGATCAACTCTACTTCTACAAAGACATATGCCAGCAGGACAATTCTGTTCTTGCAAAAAAATGGGACTCTAAAGCCCCTAGCCATTGAGTTGAGTTTGCCTCACCCTGAAGGAGATCAATATGGTGCAATCAGTAAAGTTTACACTCCAGTGGAACAAGGCGTGGAAAAATCGTTCTGGCAACTGGCCAAAGCTTATGTAGTGGTAGTGGACTCAGGCTATCATCAACTTATCAGCCACTG GTTGCATACTCATGCAGTCATTGAGCCATTCATTTTAGCTACAAATAGGCAGCTCAGTGTGCTTCACCCTATTCATAAACTACTGCAGCCTCACTTCCGTGACACCATGAATATAAATGCACTAGGAAGACAGATTCTCATTAATGCAGGTGGTGCACTAGAATCAACAGTTTGCCCCTCTAGGTATTCTATGGAGTTTTCATCCGTGCTTTACAAGGACTGGGTTTTCCCTGAGCAGGCGCTGCCTGAAGATCTTGTAAAGAG AGGAGTGGCTGTCAAGGACCCAACTTCCCCATATGGTCTTCGATTACTGATTGAGGATTACCCTTTTGCGAGTGATGGGTTAGAGATTTGGTTTGCTATCAGGACATGGGTTCAGGACTACTGCTCCTTTTACTACAAGGAGAATGACACGGTGAAGAAAGACAATGAACTTCAATCTTGGTGGAAGGAAATAAGGGAGGTGGGTCATGGAGACAAGAAAAATGAACCTTGGTGGCCAAAAATGCAGACATGTGAAGATCTAATTCAGACCTGCACTATTCTTATATGGATTGCCTCGGCTCTCCATGCTGCAATCAACTTTGGACAATATCCATTTGGGGGTTTCCCACCAAGTCGCCCAGCTATAAGCCGGCGATTCATGCCAGAAAAAGGAACTGCAGAATACGATGAACTGGTGGCAGATCCTGTGAAGGGGTATCTGAAAACAATCAGTTCACAGTTTCAGGCTGTTCTTGGCATTTCACTTGTAGAAATCTTGTCCAAACATTCTAGTGATGAGGTTTACCTTGGGCAGAGAGAGAATCCATATTGGACATCTGATGCAGAGCCATTGCAAGCTTTTGAGAAGTTTGGAAAAAAACTTGCTAGTATTGAGGAAAGGATCTTGAGAATGAACAGCGATGAGAAATTCAAGAACCGGTTCGGTCCAGTTAAGATGCCATACACTTTGCTTTATCCAACAAGTAAAAGTGGACTAACTGGCATGGGCGTTCCTAATAGTATCTCAATTTGA